Below is a genomic region from Zea mays cultivar B73 chromosome 9, Zm-B73-REFERENCE-NAM-5.0, whole genome shotgun sequence.
CATGCGCTAAAAAGGTAAACAAAGGTAATGACATGTGTTCTATGATCTCTTAAGGTGAGGAAATTTTGATCAACCAAATCTATCCACAGTTGATGATATTGGAGATGCTCCACCTACGTGGACAATGTCTGCTAGTACGGTCACTAGGGCTCCACCTATGGTTGCCATACCTTTAGTGCCAAAGTAACTAGCTTGAATAGCACCAATGATCAAAATTGCCAAGGCATTCCTTCCTCAATAGCATCATCAGATTGCCCGTGGATCCCTTCTATTCTACTAGCTAGTTAGTTAACACCTGAGATAGACACCACTCCTTTAGGGCAGATGACTGCTTCTTCATATTCAAATGAGGATACCCTCTTGATATAGTTTGAATTCACTCCTCACCCTCTAGTAACTGGCATGACTACATCTTCTCCTCCTTAGGACCTTTTGGCTATTTTTGGTACTTgacaccaaagggggagagagataTGTGTGAGGGGAGCATGTACATTTGTAGATAGGTGGAGTGCAAGAGATACAGTGATTTATGAGTGGGAGAGACACACGATTCTTATCTAACAGATATTTTATTTCTATTACTCTCATATGCAGTTTCTTTCGTATCCTCATACATTGTATTTTACACTTTATGTTGTTGCATATGTATGATGTGGTTGTGATGTTGTGCCATGTCTTGTTTTACTTTGTATTCAATAACATGtatcacatgtgtgtttatgttttCTTATTTCATATCCATTATAAATAAGCTTACTCTTTCAATTACATGATCTTAACCTTGCTCTCACATGGTACATGATTTTCAACTTTGATTACATAAAATTACATCTAACGTCTCTTGTTTTAGTGTAAAAGTTCATATAGAAAGGTTCCTTTTGAAAAACTTCAATTTTTCACAAATACTTGAGataggttgtcatcaatcaccaaaaagaggagATTAAAAGAATGTAGGACCTAGtttggttttggtgattaatgaaaacataagattattgtgactaacatgtgttttgcaTCAACAAGATAATCTAGGTCACAATAATGCAAGATGATTGAACTTATGAGGTATTCATTGCTTTGTTGATGGAGAATGATAATTAGTTTTTAAAGGAATGGACAAAAGGTTAAGAATCAGCTAGTTCTAAGTTCCAATTGAGTTGTTGTACTCTTAGAGTAGTGATAGGACCTTTATTTTTTTGTTAGCCATACCTTAATGGGGGCATAAGATGGCTAACTTGACCTTGTTATGTCTAGTTAGGTGTGGTGGTGCACACTTGTAAAAACTTGTGCTAGGTAAACCTAAGAGAGCCCATAAGAAGTTTCAAAGAAAACCAAACTTGAAAAATGATTGAAATAAGTGACTTGGATTGTTTGCAGTAGCATTGGATGGGTTAGTTGCTTCATCGAATAGAACACTATACGGTAGAGTGCCTTATAGTGGTTCAGAATTGCACTAGCATGCTCAATGTGCATCAGATATGGTGCACTAGATAGAGCACCCAAAGAGCTTGCAAATGTGCTCCCAAATAGCTTATACTTACTGATGTATCTAGTTTTTCACCGGATATGACATCGTACATGATACTCACAGAGGTATGTAATTGTGCATTTAAGGATCATACCCAGCAGTCGTGTGTGGTGTGGCACCAGTGCTGGCACCATATGCCACATAAAATAACAAATAGTTTAGAAACTAGATGTTAGAGGGGCACTAGAATGTCCAATGCATTGGTAAGTGACCATAAGATACATTTGGTTCCCCCAAAAAATTTAAAGTGGGGTTGCAACGACTAGTACCACCCCTTGGGACTATTTATACCCTTCCCAAGTCAGTTTATTGAGGTGTCTTGCCCTTTCTAGTAGTTGAAGCATCCACTTGAGTGTGAGAAAGTCGCTTTGCAtaatgaggagattagagaagtgATAATCACATAATTATCGACCTCTGACTTGTGTACATCCACCACCCTCATAAGACTTGGCATAGTCAAGGGAGAgtctgttactcttggtgattgaCATCACCAAGATGTCTAGTGGCGATCCGGAGTGTGATGATCACCAGGAGAGTTTATGGGTGACTCGACTCATGACTTGTACACAATTGTGAAGAAGCAGCTCGAAGCAAGCACATGGTCCTTGCACATACCAAAGGAGAGTGACCCACTTGTACAGGTGCTCCAATGAGAAGTAATATTGAGTGCTGACTCTCTGAGACCTCGGTAAAATATCAAGGAATCTTTTAACCTTGCTTTATTATATGCATTTACATTTGAGCAAATTGCTTCAAGTGCTTACTTTCCTAGAAATAGCCATGTTAGTATAGGGTTAAAAACTAGGTTGTAAAAGTCTTGTCACATATATATAAGGcagttgggtgaagttgggcttgtAATTAGAATTTAATTTATGCAAGAAATTTTAGAGCAGCCCAATTCATCTCTCTCTTCTTGGGCATTGTGATCCTTTCACACTGGACTAATTTGTTGATTAGTTTTAGCAAACCCTAGGAGATACACAACACATAATCTTGTGGTTGTCTAGCCTAAGCAATGGATTAATACGGTGTTACTACATACTATCCATTCACATCCATTTCAACCATTAATGTGAATGGCATCCGTCAAACTTGATTCTTAGACTTCCTCTAAGCTATCGAGTGCTAAATTTCAGAACAGTGCATCATACTAACTCGGTAGGCTTATCTAGGTCAAGCTATTAGTCCATACCTCTTTTATGGTTGGCCAAAAAAAACAAAATTCTAAATTGCTCTAGGTGTCTCCTAACTCCAAATGTGCTAAGAACTATATCTTTTTGACCTTGTCGTCCATCATTTGAAAACTGAAAATGAATTTCATCACTGTTAGTTATACAAACAATTATTATAATTATGACCTAACTGATAATACCTCTATGAAATATATGTTAGTTAAAATAATCGTGTGTAGTTATTAGGCACCAAAATCCAACTGGGAGCCTGGATACTTTTATCTAGGAATGATAAACTAAGGAAGGAATTTAAGAGCCTTTTGTTTTTAGGGGCCCGCCATTTAGACCTATGTTTTTAAGGATTTACTTGGTTTAGGATCTGTTTATTTCCCTCTTAAATTACTTAggtaagattatggtggaagagtAGGAGGGTAAAATATGACTTTGAGATTACAAATAAGCTACCCAATATTAGCTTATTTCATGTTATTTATAGTTCCAAAGTGATATTTTACCCTACTAACTTTTCACCataatccaacttatataatctagggggaaaacaaatacatCCTTAGTGTTTTACTTTAAATTTTAGTCTAGGGGTTTATTGGAGAGCTCTTCTGAAGAGCAAGGATAAATGAACTCGTCATTTTAAGGGTGTGCATGCCAAATTAAAATAACGTACGTCATAGGTACCAAGAGTGGAGCCTACGCCACAGTGTAGTACAGAGCTCGGTGCGTGCTGGAAGAATACAAATCGAGCACGCTGGTTGTGGCCCAAATGGCCAAATGGGAATATATATGGGATATATATAAGACAAACATTATCGATTTCCCTATAGAGACACATGCGGCCATTCATATACTCTGAAAGAAACAGCGTCTTTCGGGTAGGCCAGGACCAGGAGTATGCAACTCTTGCGGTCTTCCCCTCACTTGGATCATGCACACAAGATGATGCAAGAATTGGTCCCAAATTTCCACTTCCCGGCAGCCATGGTTGACTGCAGACGCACGCAGGACACAGATTGGGATCCATGCAACTCTACCTCGAAGCACTATAAATAGGGACTCAAATCGAAGCTGCCGCGCAGAGAGACCTTACGGCTTAAGCAAGTAGCTTCATTCACCGAGCGTGCAGGCACAGGCAGCAGCTTGCCATGGCGTCTCCCACCTTGATGCAATGCCTGGTCGCCGTTTCCCTCCTCTCCTGTGTCGCCCACGCACAGCTCTCGCCCACGTTCTATGCGTCCTCCTGCCCCAACCTGCAGAGCATCGTTCGGGCGGCGATGACCCAGGCCGTCGCAAGTGAGCAGAGGATGGGCGCCTCTCTGCTCAGGCTCTTCTTCCACGACTGCTTCGTTCAAGTATACTAGCTAGAATCCTCACACTATTATATATTCTTATAACAGCTAGCTAACAACACACAGCTCAATAATTTGACTGCGATGCATCATGACATGTGTATGCGACGGTGATGCATGATGACAGGGCTGCGACGGATCGATCCTTCTCGACGCCGGAGGGGAGAAGACCGCCGGGCCGAACCTGAACTCGGTGCGCGGCTTTGAGGTCATCGACACCATCAAGCGGAACGTCGAGGCCGCGTGCCCCGGCGTCGTGTCGTGCGCCGACATCCTCGCGCTTGCCGCGCGCGACGGAACCAACCTTGTACGCACGCGCGCGCCTTCTAGCTAGTTTGCATGGACGGTCAAACCGCTCGCGTCGTCGATCGTCTGACACTTTTCCTTTGCTTCGTTGTGCATCTCCGTACGTTACGTATAGCTCGGCGGGCCGACCTGGAGCGTGCCGCTCGGGCGGCGGGACTCGACGACGGCCAGCGCCTCGCTCGCCAACAGCAACCTCCCGCCCCCGACGGCCAGCCTCGGCACGCTCATCTCCCTGTTCGGCAGGCAGGGCCTGTCGCCGCGCGACATGACGGCGCTGTCGGGCGCGCACACCATCGGGCAGGCCCGGTGCACCACCTTCCGCGGCCGCATCTACGGCGACACCGACATCAACGCCTCCTTCGCGGCGCTGCGGCAGCAGACGTGCCCGCGGTCCGGCGGCGACGGCAACCTGGCGCCCATCGACGTGCAGACGCCGGTGAGGTTCGACACGGCCTACTTCACCAACCTGCTGTCGCGGAGGGGCCTGTTCCACTCGGACCAGGAGCTCTTCAACGGCGGGTCGCAGGACGCGCTGGTGAGGCAGTACAGCGCCAGCGCCTCGCTCTTCAACGCCGACTTCGTGGCAGCCATGATTAGGATGGGCAACGTTGGGGTGCTCACCGGCACCGCTGGACAGATCAGGCGCAACTGCCGGGTCGTCAACAGCTAGAGATACGCATCGGATTCGATCGATATACTTGTAGCTATAGCTAGCTTGCTCGTCGACCGAGCGCCCATTGATGGATCGACCGACACAGAGCTCGCTTCTGATGAACCCCAGTACGTGTACTCTCTAGTATATATACATAGATATAGCTATAGATTGAACACGTCATCAATACCAGTAGAATAAGTGGTGAACGACCACGCAACGACAAGAGTGATCGAAGCAGTGTCACTTGGTTACCGAAATGATTCATCTGACATTTTCGTATTGGA
It encodes:
- the LOC100280824 gene encoding Peroxidase 52-like precursor (The RefSeq protein has 3 substitutions compared to this genomic sequence), which produces MQQLAMASPTLMQCLVVVSLLSCVAHAQLSPTFYASSCPNLQSIVRAAMTQAVGSEQRMGASLLRLFFHDCFVQGCDGSILLDAGGEKTAGPNLNSVRGFEVIDTIKRNVEAACPGVVSCADILALAARDGTNLLGGPTWSVPLGRRDSTTASASLANSNLPPPTASLGTLISLFGRQGLSPRDMTALSGAHTIGQARCTTFRGRIYGDTDINASFAALRQQTCPRSGGDGNLAPIDVQTPVRFDTAYFTNLLSRRGLFHSDQELFNGGSQDALVRQYSASASLFNADFVAAMIRMGNVGVLTGTAGQIRRNCRVVNS